TATTTGATTTTTATAATGCGACTATACCCGGAGGTCTGCCATTCATAAGATATCATTTTGAAATACATTCAGGAAGAGTTACATGCTTCTATGACAAACTGGGACCTACGAAGCAGAACGACAGAGAGTACGACTTTGAGATATGTCCGGGATTCAAGGTACCGGAGTGGGCAAAGGGCGCGGTATTCTACCAGATATTTGTGGACAGGTTCTGCAACGGCGATTTGTCCAACGATGTGTTGGACAATGAGTATGCGTATATAGGTGCTGGTTCAGTACAGGTGAAGGATTGGAATCAGAGGCCGAGCACTATGGATGTGGGACGTTTCTATGGCGGGGATCTGCAGGGTGTCATGGATAAGCTTGATTATCTGCAGGATCTGGGCGTGGATGTAATATACCTGAACCCTATATTCGTATCACCGTCCAACCATAAGTACGATATACAGGATTATGATTATGTCGATCCTCATTTTGGAAGAATAGTTGACGATGAGGGCGACTGCCTTCCAGGAGGTTGTCTTGAGAACAAGCAGTCGCCAAGATATATAAACAGAGTTACAAATAAAAAGAATCTTGAGGCCAGCAATCAGCTCTTTGCCGAGCTGGTTGAGGAGATACACAAGCGTGGCATGAAGGTCATCCTTGATGGAGTGTTCAATCACTGCGGTTCATTCAACAAATGGATGGACAGGGAGTGCATATATGAGAACCAGGAGGGCTATGAGAAGGGTGCATTTGTATCGAAGGACAGCCCCTACAACACTTTCTTCAAGTTCTACAATGACAATGCATGGCCATACAATACAACATATGATGGCTGGTGGGGGCATGATACCCTGCCAAAGCTCAACTATGAGGATTCACCTAAATTAGTTGAGTACATCATGAAGATAGCGAAAAAATGGGTGTCACCTCCATATAATGCAGATGGATGGAGACTTGACGTGGCTGCGGATCTGGGACATTCCCCAGAGTACAACCACCAGTTCTGGCGCGAGTTCAGGAGAAATGTTAAAGAGGCAAATCCGAATGCGATAATTTTGGCTGAGCACTATGGTGATCCAAAGAGCTGGCTGAAGGGTGACCAGTGGGATACGGTCATGAACTATGATGCATTCATGGAACCTATCACATGGTTCCTCTGCGGTGTTGAAAAGCACAGCGACGAGTTCCGCGGAGATCTGCTTGGCAACTACGATGCATTTAAGGGTGCTATGAACTATCACATGTCCAGATTCCTTAGACCATCGATAGACGTGTCCATGAATGAGCTGTCCAACCACGACCATTCCAGATTCCTTACGAGAACCAACAGAAAGGTCGGACGACTTCACACCATGGGAGCGGATGCTGCTGATCAGGGCGTGGACAAGGGAATATTCAGACAGGCTGTTGTGTTCCAGATGACATGGCCGGGGGCTCCTACCATATATTATGGGGATGAGGCTGGTGTGTGCGGCTGGACAGACCCTGATAATAGAAGAACCTATCCGTGGGGACACGAGGATCAGGAGCTTATACAGTTCCACAAAGACATGATAAAGATACACAAGTCGTATGAGGCTCTTAAGTCGGGTTCTGTATTATATCTCCACGGCGGACACAAGATGCTTTGCTATGGAAGATTTACGGACAACAAGCAGGTGGTTGTCATCATGAATACGAATTATGAGGATGTGGATCTGAAGCTTCATATCCGTCAGATAGGCGTGTATAATCACTCGATTCTCAGAAGAGTGATGCTGACAAATGAAGAAGGCTATACGTTAGAGCCACAGGACTATATGGTGGAGCACAATGTGCTCACGATCAAAGCACCTAAGATGAGTGCCATGGTGCTTGTAAGAGCATAAAAATCTAATAGAATATATAGTATATATTAAAAAATCTCCGAAAAAGATTTGAATTTGTGACAAACAGCAGGTGTTTCTTTTTCGGAGATTTTTGTGTATAAACAGGCGATTGATAAATGCTTTTGTAAGCTTGAAGTATAAGAGACTTAAACCACAGGTTGAATGAAAAAATAGGGATATGTGTGTATAGTGATATAAAGTGTTCAATAGGATATGAGGTGGTAAAAGATGGGAATATGGTTTGGAACTACAGAAAGCAAGGGTCCATACGGATATATGTGTACAGGCCTTTTATATTCGAAAGACGGAGATAATACGTTTGCACTGAATAAGCTGGTGCTGGTTATTGTTGATATGACGTTAAAGGAGTGTATAGAGAGGTCATTATACACTGACATGTATGAATATTCGCCAGATGAGATAATTGAAAAGGATGGGGCACACTATTGTAAATCCTTCATGGGCGATGATATCCCGATATTGAATTACGATAAGCTGAACATTCCGCAAAGGCTTGAGTGCAAAACCGGAATTCCGGTTGGAACAGGTAACAGGATTGCCAGAAGCGAAGTGGATGTATGGGGTGAGAAATACAGAGAGCTGTATGCTTTTCTGCTTGACTTTGATAAGGATACTATGACAGGCAAAGTTTTAGGCTTTGATGGACTAGGCAAGATATTTAGACAAAGGATGAATCCGACAGAAGGGACAGATTCTGATGACAGACTGATCCGTATTCGTGCCTCATATATAAATAGCTACCTGAATTTCAGCTATTATAAAGATGAAAACGGGGAAATTGTATGTGAATATACGCCGATATGGACACAATAGATAAAATAGTAGCATAAAGGGGAAAAAGTATAATGAGAGTATTGCTTTTACTTAGGGGATCTGCCGGATGCGGCAAGTCCACGTGGATCGAGAAGAATAATTTAAAGCCTTATACGCTGTCGGCGGATGATATAAGACTTCTGTGCCAGAGCCCTGTGCTGCAGGTGGATGGCACACATGGGATAAGTCAGAAGAATGATGCTGCTGTGTGGAAGACATTGTTCAGTCTTCTTGAGACGCGTATGCAGAAGGGCGAGTTCACGGTTATAGATGCCACGAACTCCAAGACATCTGAGATGAACAGATATAAGAGCATGTGTGAGACATATAGATACAGAATATACTGTGTTGATTTCACAGATATCCCGATAGAAGAGGTAAAGCGGAGAAATGCAGGCAGGGATGAGATAAAGAGAGTGTCAGATGATGTCATAGACAAGATGTACTCCCGGTTTAAGACACAGAAGATACCTGCGGGCATCAAGGTCATTAAGCCGGATGAGCTTGACATCATCTGGATGAAGCTCAGAGATTTCTCAGAGTATAAGAGAATCCACCACATAGGTGACGTGCACGGCTGCTACACGGCGCTTATGAAGTATCTGGATGAGAATGGCGGAATAAAGGATGATGAGTTCTACATATTTGTCGGT
This sequence is a window from Coprococcus eutactus. Protein-coding genes within it:
- a CDS encoding glycoside hydrolase family 13 protein — protein: MVEKKTNGQKIHEYVYNVKPVLNKGGLFADGSKYYVSPQEPDADQDVKVRFRTTADNVDEVFLIYNEEKVQMTKESSNRIFDFYNATIPGGLPFIRYHFEIHSGRVTCFYDKLGPTKQNDREYDFEICPGFKVPEWAKGAVFYQIFVDRFCNGDLSNDVLDNEYAYIGAGSVQVKDWNQRPSTMDVGRFYGGDLQGVMDKLDYLQDLGVDVIYLNPIFVSPSNHKYDIQDYDYVDPHFGRIVDDEGDCLPGGCLENKQSPRYINRVTNKKNLEASNQLFAELVEEIHKRGMKVILDGVFNHCGSFNKWMDRECIYENQEGYEKGAFVSKDSPYNTFFKFYNDNAWPYNTTYDGWWGHDTLPKLNYEDSPKLVEYIMKIAKKWVSPPYNADGWRLDVAADLGHSPEYNHQFWREFRRNVKEANPNAIILAEHYGDPKSWLKGDQWDTVMNYDAFMEPITWFLCGVEKHSDEFRGDLLGNYDAFKGAMNYHMSRFLRPSIDVSMNELSNHDHSRFLTRTNRKVGRLHTMGADAADQGVDKGIFRQAVVFQMTWPGAPTIYYGDEAGVCGWTDPDNRRTYPWGHEDQELIQFHKDMIKIHKSYEALKSGSVLYLHGGHKMLCYGRFTDNKQVVVIMNTNYEDVDLKLHIRQIGVYNHSILRRVMLTNEEGYTLEPQDYMVEHNVLTIKAPKMSAMVLVRA